A section of the Pseudobdellovibrionaceae bacterium genome encodes:
- a CDS encoding ABC transporter permease yields MVDKQLFKYCFYRFLEAALSLFAVASITFILLRILPGGPFDQEKALPPEIKANIEAKYHLNEPLLIQYGLYLKGLLQGDLGESYKYLGRPVTDILTSTAPISFQLGLYALVVAFALGIPAGLFAAAKHNQWWDRFFMFLSVSGVSLPSFFVAPLLIYIFCFYFQWLPPAFWEGTSYYILPSIVLGVRPAAVIARLMRSSVLDVIQSDYIRTAKAKGLRPSIVLFKHVLKNSVISVLTFSGPLIAGILSGSFIVELIFAIPGMGRHLIQSVSNRDYPLILGMTLFFSALLIVANLIVDLLYSYFDPRMKLS; encoded by the coding sequence ATGGTTGATAAACAATTATTTAAGTATTGTTTTTACCGCTTTTTAGAAGCGGCCTTGTCTTTATTTGCTGTGGCCAGCATTACTTTTATATTACTACGCATTTTACCAGGAGGGCCTTTTGATCAAGAAAAGGCTTTACCTCCCGAAATTAAAGCCAACATTGAGGCCAAGTATCATTTAAACGAACCTTTGTTAATTCAGTACGGTTTATATTTAAAAGGTTTGTTGCAAGGCGATTTAGGGGAGTCGTATAAGTATTTAGGTAGGCCAGTGACAGACATTTTAACTTCCACAGCGCCCATTTCTTTTCAGTTAGGTTTGTACGCCTTAGTGGTAGCTTTTGCGTTAGGTATTCCTGCAGGTTTGTTTGCGGCAGCAAAACACAATCAATGGTGGGATAGATTTTTTATGTTTTTATCCGTTAGTGGAGTGTCTTTGCCTAGCTTTTTTGTAGCCCCGTTATTAATTTATATTTTTTGTTTTTATTTTCAGTGGCTGCCTCCGGCTTTTTGGGAGGGAACAAGCTATTACATTTTACCCTCTATTGTTTTAGGGGTACGGCCTGCCGCAGTGATTGCTCGCTTAATGCGCTCTAGTGTTTTAGATGTTATCCAATCCGATTACATTAGAACGGCTAAGGCTAAGGGCTTAAGACCCAGCATTGTACTGTTTAAACATGTTTTAAAAAATTCGGTAATTTCTGTTTTAACTTTTTCAGGGCCTTTGATTGCAGGAATTTTATCAGGTTCTTTTATTGTAGAACTAATTTTTGCCATTCCAGGAATGGGAAGACATTTAATACAAAGTGTAAGTAACCGCGACTATCCCTTAATTTTAGGAATGACTTTATTTTTTTCGGCTTTATTAATTGTAGCTAATTTGATTGTCGATTTATTGTATTCTTATTTTGATCCAAGAATGAAATTGTCT
- the radA gene encoding DNA repair protein RadA encodes MAKIKTLYICQSCGSHSPRWQGQCFVCKEWNTLVEEIVSNEVLKESKTKAWIDDNNISQAKTLENLKTPEKKERIQTNIKELDRVLGGGLVSGSYTLLGGDPGVGKSTLLLQMLNTISADSLYISGEESAEQIGLRASRLAVTNKKIQIAAESNLQLILELVKKHKMKVLVIDSIQSIYLPDLNSAPGSVGQVRECSAKLMRLAKNKNISVILIGHVTKDGGLAGPKVLEHMVDSVLSFEGDQQNQFRLLRSLKNRFGPSNELGVFQMLSSGLSEVHNPSEIFLSERQKNIVGSVVFSAIEGSRPLLCEVQALTTPSHLPMPRRTSSGVDANRVHILIAVLDKYLNLKLNKSDVFINVVGGLKLQETAADLSIIAALISSQNNISVPHDLCFFGEVGLTGEIRACTFAEDRTKEAIKLGFTKIMAPFNNKKHLKGMDKTAKFFWVKHVKDLKNFSLLT; translated from the coding sequence ATGGCAAAAATTAAAACACTGTACATTTGTCAATCTTGCGGATCTCATAGCCCTCGCTGGCAAGGCCAATGCTTTGTCTGCAAAGAGTGGAATACCTTGGTTGAAGAAATTGTTTCTAACGAAGTTTTAAAAGAAAGCAAAACAAAAGCTTGGATAGATGACAACAACATTAGCCAAGCAAAAACGCTGGAAAATTTAAAAACTCCAGAAAAAAAAGAACGCATACAAACCAACATCAAAGAATTAGATCGCGTTTTAGGGGGAGGGTTAGTTAGTGGTTCTTACACTTTATTGGGAGGAGACCCTGGGGTAGGAAAAAGCACTTTGCTTTTACAAATGCTTAATACCATTAGCGCAGACAGCCTTTATATTTCTGGAGAAGAAAGCGCGGAACAAATTGGCCTTCGCGCTTCTAGATTAGCCGTCACTAATAAAAAAATTCAAATTGCTGCCGAAAGCAACCTTCAACTTATATTAGAGTTAGTAAAAAAACACAAAATGAAGGTTTTGGTAATCGACTCTATTCAAAGCATTTACTTACCCGACCTAAACTCTGCCCCTGGCTCTGTTGGTCAAGTTAGAGAGTGTTCTGCAAAATTAATGCGCTTAGCAAAAAACAAAAACATTAGCGTTATACTAATTGGACATGTGACCAAAGACGGAGGCCTTGCTGGCCCCAAAGTTTTAGAACATATGGTAGATAGTGTTTTATCTTTTGAAGGCGATCAACAAAATCAATTTCGATTACTTCGCAGTTTAAAAAATCGCTTTGGCCCTAGTAACGAATTGGGAGTGTTTCAAATGCTTTCTAGCGGCTTAAGTGAGGTGCATAATCCTTCAGAGATTTTTTTATCAGAACGACAAAAAAATATTGTGGGCTCTGTGGTGTTTTCTGCCATAGAAGGTAGCCGGCCCTTGCTGTGCGAAGTGCAAGCCCTTACCACCCCTAGCCACTTACCCATGCCTAGAAGAACCTCCTCGGGAGTGGATGCCAATCGTGTTCATATTTTAATCGCTGTTTTAGACAAATATTTAAATCTTAAATTAAATAAATCGGATGTATTTATTAATGTGGTGGGTGGCTTAAAGTTACAAGAAACCGCCGCGGACCTGTCTATTATCGCTGCATTAATTTCTAGTCAAAACAACATTAGCGTGCCTCACGACCTTTGCTTTTTTGGAGAGGTGGGCTTAACGGGAGAAATTCGAGCTTGTACTTTTGCAGAAGACCGAACTAAAGAAGCTATAAAACTAGGTTTCACAAAAATAATGGCTCCCTTTAACAACAAAAAACACTTAAAAGGCATGGACAAAACGGCAAAGTTTTTTTGGGTAAAACATGTTAAAGATTTAAAAAACTTTTCTCTATTGACTTAA
- a CDS encoding peptide ABC transporter substrate-binding protein: MLRLLLAVLCFSTVLLSCSKNKTKLPHGLNKLNTLTINLSTEPPSLDWNKATDRTSFIVINNIMEGLATYDYKDPKLKVIPALAASWKSFNQSQKWVFTLKKNVVWSDGKPLTAQHFVDGWKRLLSPKTASEYAYFLYPIKNAQLFNQGKLKDFSKVGVSVNKKGQLVVILEGPKSYFPSLMTHGSTYPVRMDIINKYKDRWTEPKNIVTLGAYTLNQWEHDKLIVFKKNPNYYGVPAVIPNVLAYMVSEMSTAVNLFDSKLLDIQAGLPSTELSSLKKRKEYRQFSILSTYYYGFNTKKEPFNKPLVRQAFSLAVNQKEITKLLSGGEKPLYSWIPSPMFGHNPSIGLRFDVKKARKLLDKAGFKDRSKFPKIALSFNTNENHQRIAENIQAQLKKNLGVFLELKNEEWKVYLNRLKTDTPHMFRLGWLSDYPDPDDYMSLMLSYSDNNHTYWKNKKYDNLVLKASRVQNKKQRLRLYNQAQKLLIETDTPVLPIYSGVSYMLISPRIDYYPFNSMNRAVFKDVRFKK; this comes from the coding sequence ATGTTGCGGTTATTATTAGCGGTGCTATGTTTTTCCACAGTTTTGTTGTCGTGTTCAAAAAATAAAACGAAACTACCTCATGGTTTAAATAAGCTTAATACGCTAACCATAAATTTATCCACCGAGCCACCCAGTTTAGATTGGAACAAGGCTACCGACAGAACTTCTTTTATAGTTATTAATAATATTATGGAAGGTTTAGCCACTTATGATTATAAAGATCCTAAACTAAAGGTTATCCCTGCGCTAGCCGCCAGTTGGAAATCTTTTAATCAATCGCAAAAGTGGGTTTTTACTTTAAAAAAAAATGTTGTATGGTCTGACGGCAAGCCTTTAACAGCGCAACATTTTGTAGATGGTTGGAAAAGGCTTTTGTCACCAAAAACCGCCTCCGAATATGCGTACTTTTTGTATCCTATAAAAAATGCACAATTATTTAATCAAGGAAAGCTTAAAGACTTTTCTAAAGTGGGAGTGTCGGTAAATAAAAAAGGGCAGTTAGTGGTAATTTTAGAAGGCCCTAAAAGTTATTTTCCTTCTTTAATGACTCATGGGTCTACTTACCCTGTGCGTATGGATATTATAAATAAATATAAAGACAGATGGACCGAGCCAAAAAACATTGTCACCTTAGGGGCTTATACCTTAAACCAGTGGGAACATGACAAGCTAATTGTATTTAAAAAAAATCCAAACTATTACGGAGTTCCAGCAGTTATACCCAATGTGCTTGCGTATATGGTTTCAGAAATGTCCACAGCGGTGAACCTTTTTGATTCTAAATTATTAGACATACAGGCGGGGCTTCCTTCTACCGAGCTAAGTAGCTTAAAAAAGCGCAAAGAGTATCGTCAGTTTAGTATTTTATCCACTTACTACTACGGGTTTAATACAAAAAAAGAACCTTTTAATAAACCACTAGTTCGCCAAGCGTTTTCTTTAGCGGTTAATCAAAAAGAAATTACTAAGTTATTAAGCGGAGGCGAAAAGCCGTTGTACTCTTGGATTCCTTCACCCATGTTTGGGCACAACCCTTCTATAGGTTTGCGCTTTGATGTAAAAAAAGCCCGCAAGCTTTTAGACAAAGCGGGGTTTAAAGACCGAAGTAAATTTCCAAAAATAGCGCTTTCTTTTAACACTAATGAAAATCACCAAAGGATTGCAGAAAATATACAGGCGCAACTTAAAAAGAATTTGGGAGTTTTTTTAGAATTAAAAAATGAAGAGTGGAAAGTGTATTTAAACCGTTTAAAAACAGACACGCCACATATGTTTCGTTTAGGTTGGTTGTCTGATTACCCAGACCCTGATGATTATATGAGCTTAATGTTATCTTACTCGGACAACAATCACACTTATTGGAAAAATAAAAAGTACGATAACTTAGTTTTAAAAGCCAGTCGTGTTCAAAACAAAAAACAACGATTAAGATTATACAATCAAGCACAAAAACTATTAATCGAAACAGACACTCCCGTTTTACCCATTTATTCTGGAGTCAGCTATATGTTAATTTCGCCTCGAATTGATTACTATCCGTTTAATAGTATGAACAGAGCCGTCTTTAAAGATGTGCGTTTTAAAAAATAA
- a CDS encoding OmpA family protein yields MFKLILSALFAISLSCSHKSSLGEDTVDGSSNIQSSAVNFSAHGSDSRKFKGLHTVPFDFDSSSLNARAKELLKQNKSWLNNNSRFKFQIEGHCDAKGSVEYNLSLGERRAKSVQTYLINLGVPKKNLDILSYGKEKLLVDGHSSAADSRNRRANFVPIKK; encoded by the coding sequence ATGTTTAAACTTATTTTATCTGCACTTTTTGCCATTTCTTTATCTTGTAGCCATAAATCTTCATTGGGCGAAGATACTGTAGATGGATCTTCTAACATACAATCTAGCGCAGTAAATTTTTCTGCTCACGGCAGTGACTCTCGAAAGTTTAAAGGCTTACATACCGTGCCTTTTGATTTTGACAGCTCGTCCCTTAATGCGCGTGCTAAAGAACTTTTAAAACAAAATAAATCGTGGCTAAATAATAATTCTCGTTTTAAATTTCAAATCGAAGGGCACTGTGATGCAAAAGGTTCTGTGGAATACAATTTATCTTTGGGAGAAAGACGAGCAAAAAGTGTTCAAACTTATTTAATCAACTTAGGTGTACCGAAAAAAAACTTAGATATACTTAGCTACGGAAAAGAAAAATTGCTAGTTGATGGTCACTCTAGCGCCGCGGACAGCCGAAACCGACGA